The following are encoded together in the Triticum dicoccoides isolate Atlit2015 ecotype Zavitan chromosome 6B, WEW_v2.0, whole genome shotgun sequence genome:
- the LOC119321311 gene encoding isoflavone 2'-hydroxylase-like, translating to MAINLLPESSMDGTTLRAAILVTVLLLAPLLALMHRRSGSPRRKLPPGPVPLPVAGHLHLFKKPLHRTLARLAARHGVVLGLRFGSRSVLVVSSAQAAEECLGAQDVAFANRPQLPSGGILSYDWSTMGTTNYGPYWRHVRRIAVTEIMAAHRVDHFADVHVREARAMARGLFHAARGAMGQRARVELKSRLFELLLNTMMGMICEKSHHGAGSVTIDAGVREEARWFREMVEAAMTLSGASTVWDFLPAALRCRWLDVGGVGRRLWRLRESRTKFLQGLIDEQRKEMEKGEEGRRRKMIGALLSMQHKDPEACPDQLIRSLCISSFEAGTVTSADTIEWAMSLLLNNPEVMLRAREQMDACIGEPLRLLEATDLLNLPYLRCIIMETLRLYPPAPLLVPHESSADCTVGGFYIPHGTMLLVNAFAIHRDPQLWHEPASFVPERFEDGRNGDKMVIPFGMGRRRCPAEQLGMQMVGLALGTMIQCFDWERVEQDLVDMTEGSGQTMPKHLPLEAFYQPRASMALHLPRIE from the exons ATGGCCATTAATTTGCTCCCGGAGTCTAGCATGGATGGTACTACGTTGCGCGCCGCCATCTTGGTCACCGTCCTCCTCCTGGCGCCACTGTTGGCACTGATGCATCGACGAAGCGGCAGCCCTCGCCGTAAACTGCCGCCGGGACCCGTCCCTCTCCCCGTGGCCGGCCACCTGCACCTCTTCAAGAAGCCGCTGCACCGCACCCTCGCGCGCCTCGCCGCTCGCCACGGCGTCGTGCTCGGCCTCCGTTTCGGCTCCCGCAGCGTGCTCGTCGTGTCCTCGGCCCAGGCCGCCGAGGAGTGCCTCGGCGCGCAGGACGTCGCGTTCGCCAACAGGCCGCAGCTGCCGTCCGGTGGGATCCTCTCCTATGACTGGTCCACCATGGGCACCACCAACTACGGGCCATACTGGCGCCACGTCCGCCGCATCGCCGTGACCGAGATCATGGCCGCGCACCGGGTGGACCACTTCGCAGACGTGCACGTGCGCGAGGCGCGCGCCATGGCGCGGGGCCTCTTCCACGCGGCTCGTGGCGCCATGGGGCAGCGGGCCCGCGTCGAGCTCAAGTCGCGCCTATTCGAGCTGCTCTTGAAcaccatgatgggcatgatctgcgAGAAAAGCCACCACGGCGCCGGTAGCGTGACCATCGACGCGGGGGTGAGAGAGGAGGCGCGGTGGTTCAGGGAGATGGTGGAGGCGGCGATGACACTGAGCGGCGCGTCGACGGTGTGGGACTTCCTGCCGGCGGCGCTGCGGTGCCGGTGGCTGGACGTGGGCGGGGTGGGGCGGCGGCTGTGGCGGCTGCGGGAGAGCCGGACCAAGTTCCTGCAGGGGCTGATCGACGAGCAGCGGAAGGAGATGGAGAAGGGGGAGGAGGGACGGAGGAGGAAGATGATCGGGGCGCTGCTCTCCATGCAGCACAAGGACCCCGAGGCGTGCCCGGACCAGCTCATCCGCTCCTTGTGCATA AGCTCCTTCGAAGCCGGGACGGTCACGTCGGCGGACACCATCGAGTGGGCGATGTCGCTCCTGCTAAACAATCCCGAGGTGATGCTGAGAGCGCGCGAGCAGATGGACGCGTGCATTGGAGAACCACTGCGGCTGCTCGAGGCGACCGATCTCCTGAACCTGCCGTACCTCCGATGCATCATCATGGAGACCCTCCGGCTGTACCCGCCGGCGCCGCTTCTCGTCCCCCACGAGTCATCCGCCGACTGCACCGTCGGGGGGTTCTACATTCCCCACGGGACGATGCTCCTCGTCAACGCGTTTGCCATCCACAGGGATCCTCAGCTCTGGCATGAACCAGCAAGCTTCGTTCCCGAGAG GTTTGAGGATGGGAGAAATGGAGATAAGATGGTGATCCCATTTGGCATGGGTAGACGACGATGCCCGGCCGAGCAATTGGGCATGCAAATGGTTGGCCTTGCTCTTGGGACGATGATTCAGTGCTTCGACTGGGAGAGGGTGGAACAAGACCTTGTTGACATGACTGAGGGGTCTGGTCAAACCATGCCAAAGCACTTACCTTTGGAGGCTTTCTATCAGCCTCGAGCTTCAATGGCTCTTCATCTTCCCAGGATAGAATAA